The Cucurbita pepo subsp. pepo cultivar mu-cu-16 chromosome LG08, ASM280686v2, whole genome shotgun sequence genome contains a region encoding:
- the LOC111800838 gene encoding caffeic acid 3-O-methyltransferase-like: protein MASTAKEQSTIASSNSDDGQEQQHYAYAAQLVTSSVLPMTLQAAFELGLFEILAKAGDGAELSPTEIAAKITTSNPDAASLIDRILRLLAAHSVVGCSVIIDENGNQQRLYSLTPVAKYFVLNEDGLSLGPILSMIQDKVILHSWSELKNVVIEGGVPFNRAHDGLHLFEYNGLDQRFNQVFNNAMINHTTMVIKIAVESYNGFANLKQLVDVGGGLGVTLKIITSAYPSIKGINFDLPHVIQDAPSYPRVEHVGGDMFEKIPNGDAIFVKWILHDWSDDHCVKLLKNCYVAIPDDGKVIVMEGVAPTVPETTAAAKVVIQGDVLMMTQSIEGKERTRDEFKALATKAGFKHIKFVCFLSNYWIIEFSK from the exons GTTACCTCATCAGTTCTGCCGATGACACTCCAAGCAGCCTTCGAGCTCGGCTTGTTTGAGATCTTGGCCAAGGCTGGCGATGGGGCCGAGCTGTCTCCGACTGAGATAGCCGCTAAGATAACCACCTCGAACCCGGATGCAGCGTCGTTGATCGATCGGATCCTGAGGCTTCTGGCGGCCCACTCGGTGGTGGGATGCTCGGTGATCAttgatgaaaatgggaatCAGCAGAGATTGTATAGTCTTACGCCGGTGGCTAAGTATTTTGTTCTTAACGAAGATGGCCTGTCGTTGGGTCCTATTTTATCGATGATTCAAGATAAAGTCATTCTCCATAGCTG GAGTGAGCTGAAAAATGTTGTGATTGAAGGAGGAGTTCCATTCAATAGGGCTCATGATGGACTTCATCTCTTTGAATACAATGGTTTGGATCAAAGATTTAATCAAGTTTTCAACAATGCGATGATAAATCACACCACCATGGTTATCAAGATAGCTGTTGAGTCCTATAACGGCTTTGCAAACCTCAAGCAACTAGTTGATGTTGGTGGTGGTCTCGGGGTCACCCTTAAAATCATCACGTCTGCATATCCTTCAATCAAAGGCATCAACTTTGACTTGCCTCATGTCATTCAAGATGCACCATCCTATCCAC GTGTAGAACATGTAGGAGGAGACATGTTTGAGAAAATTCCAAACGGAGATGCTATTTTCGTGAAG TGGATACTTCACGATTGGAGTGACGACCATTGTGTGAAGCTGTTGAAAAATTGCTATGTCGCCATCCCGGACGACGGGAAGGTCATTGTGATGGAGGGAGTGGCTCCAACGGTGCCGGAGACCACAGCCGCAGCGAAAGTCGTCATCCAAGGCGATGTGCTTATGATGACTCAAAGCATAGAAGGAAAGGAGCGAACTCGGGATGAATTTAAAGCCCTCGCAACCAAAGCTGGCTTTAAACACATCAAATTCGTTTGTTTCCTAAGCAATTATTGGATCATAGAGTTCTCGAAATGA